From a region of the Argiope bruennichi chromosome 8, qqArgBrue1.1, whole genome shotgun sequence genome:
- the LOC129980613 gene encoding histone H2A-beta, sperm-like: MPRTTKSQKCGLTFPVARIRAMLKAKNFANRVSDSGAVFLTAVLEYLTAEILEVSLNAAAQNGHPARRRIQPKDIERALKNDPEFLPLFRKAVFPGSIFVSSMEQNRARRTRQQENR, translated from the coding sequence ATGCCAAGAACGACGAAGAGTCAAAAATGTGGTCTGACTTTTCCAGTAGCCCGAATCCGAGCCATGCTGAAGGCAAAGAACTTTGCTAATAGGGTAAGTGACTCAGGAGCAGTATTTTTAACAGCTGTGCTAGAATATCTAACTGCAGAAATACTTGAAGTCTCTTTGAATGCAGCTGCTCAGAATGGTCACCCTGCCAGAAGACGTATTCAGCCCAAAGACATTGAAAGAGCGTTGAAAAACGATCCTGAGTTTTTGCCTCTGTTTCGTAAAGCAGTATTTCCTGGTAGCATTTTTGTAAGTTCAATGGAACAGAATAGAGCACGACGGACTCGTCAGCAGGAGAACCGTTGA